In one window of Musa acuminata AAA Group cultivar baxijiao chromosome BXJ3-2, Cavendish_Baxijiao_AAA, whole genome shotgun sequence DNA:
- the LOC135630662 gene encoding E3 ubiquitin-protein ligase Os04g0590900-like, giving the protein MAAIDNQPTWVPYVPTRDCSMGFCSVYCPQWCYTIFPPPPTLEFSDGSSGVTFSPFVIAIITVLATALLLICYYTIVSKHCGAFNSLQRRFQPRGNDNVELDDDAAGLSQAQEASNASPLNGLDEALISKIAVHKYRKGEGSVQGTDCSVCLSEFREDDSLRLLPKCSHAFHVQCIDTWLRSHSNCPLCRASIVSMNPTMPATREPVNDHHQVEEMVMVVAETVAGAEEEMERGCSGDAAKHPSRIYCDSGGMEERHTVVEIRDDDDDDIQSIRRSFSIDASHHGRLSIAGVQRMSTGDEQLAATGASSSSPAAGNHSKGISGRWKGRQ; this is encoded by the coding sequence ATGGCCGCCATTGATAACCAACCGACTTGGGTTCCGTATGTGCCAACGAGAGATTGCTCTATGGGCTTCTGTAGCGTCTACTGCCCTCAGTGGTGCTACACCATCTTCCCTCCCCCTCCCACGTTAGAGTTCTCCGATGGTAGCTCCGGCGTGACGTTCTCCCCTTTCGTGATCGCCATCATCACCGTTCTCGCTACCGCCTTGCTTCTCATCTGCTACTACACCATCGTCTCTAAGCACTGCGGCGCCTTCAACTCGCTGCAAAGGCGATTCCAACCCAGGGGCAACGACAACGTTGAGCTCGACGATGATGCTGCCGGCCTATCTCAGGCCCAGGAAGCTTCGAATGCTTCCCCGTTGAACGGGCTTGATGAGGCATTGATCAGCAAGATCGCAGTCCACAAGTACCGGAAAGGCGAGGGATCGGTGCAAGGCACCGATTGCTCCGTTTGCCTCAGCGAATTCCGGGAGGATGACAGCCTGCGGTTGCTCCCCAAGTGCAGCCACGCGTTTCATGTGCAGTGCATCGATACATGGTTGAGATCACACTCCAATTGCCCTCTCTGCCGAGCCAGTATCGTCTCTATGAATCCAACGATGCCAGCCACTCGGGAACCAGTGAACGATCATCATCAGGTGGAAGAAATGGTCATGGTTGTAGCAGAGACAGTCGCTGGTGCGGAAGAGGAGATGGAGCGCGGTTGTAGTGGTGATGCAGCGAAGCATCCTTCCAGAATTTACTGTGATTCGGGAGGGATGGAGGAGAGACACACTGTGGTTGAGAtcagagatgatgatgatgatgatatccaATCAATTAGGCGATCATTCTCGATTGATGCTTCGCATCATGGACGGCTTTCGATCGCGGGCGTCCAGAGGATGAGCACGGGGGACGAACAGTTAGCTGCAACCGGTGCCAGTTCGTCGAGTCCAGCTGCAGGGAATCACAGCAAGGGCATCAGTGGCAGATGGAAAGGAAGGCAATGA